A stretch of Antennarius striatus isolate MH-2024 chromosome 6, ASM4005453v1, whole genome shotgun sequence DNA encodes these proteins:
- the LOC137596300 gene encoding aldehyde dehydrogenase, dimeric NADP-preferring-like isoform X1 — protein sequence MDRQALMRVREAFLSGRTRPVQFRLQQLHALQRMITEKEAEICTALKQDINRSQYDTPLLELIGIENEISLATEKLSQWAAPRPVEKNLLTISDEVYIQPEPLGVVLIIGAWNYPWALTLQPLVGAIAAGNAAVVKPSELSECSSLLLRALLPRYLDQDLYPVVTGGASETQELLRLRFDHILYTGSSTVGKLVMEAAARHLTPVTLELGGKSPCYIDKSCDIRIACRRITWGKFTNCGQTCIAPDYILCEPSIQGRVVECIRQTLREFYGADPKSSPDYGRIINQRHFNRVLGLMEGYSPVVGGQSDASLCYIAPTVLKDVPPHSRLMQEEIFGPLLPIVTVSDMDDAISFINEREKPLALYIFCSDKKATRRMIEETTSGGVTVNDVMMHYTLNSLPFGGVGQSGMGRYHGKHTFDQLSHHKACLVRSLGMESVNLSRYPPQDRRRARRVRMALRTPLIDMSKRTLVWAIVATVLCLGLFITLLVILLIASGLNCTCWFWRGFYN from the exons ATGGACCGGCAGGCGCTGATGCGGGTCAGGGAGGCCTTCCTGAGCGGCAGGACCCGACCCGTCCAGTTcaggctgcagcagcttcacGCTCTGCAGAGGATGATCACGGAGAAGGAGGCGGAGATCTGCACCGCCCTGAAGCAGGACATCAACAGG AGCCAGTACGACACGCCGCTCCTGGAGCTGATCGGCATTGAGAACGAGATCAGTCTGGCCACAGAGAAGCTGTCCCAGTGGGCGGCTCCTCGGCCGGTGGAGAAGAACCTCCTCACCATCTCAGACGAGGTCTACATCCAGCCAGAGCCTCTGGGGGTGGTGCTCATCATCGGGGCCTGGAACTACCCCTGGGCGCTCACCCTCCAGCCACTGGTGGGCGCTATTGCTGCTG GGAACGCAGCTGTGGTGAagccgtcggagctcagcgagtgctcctccctcctcctccgggCGCTGCTGCCCCGCTATCTGGACCAG GACCTGTACCCGGTGGTGACCGGTGGAGCGTCTGAGACCCAGGAGCTGCTGAGGCTCAGGTTCGACCACATCCTCTACACGGGCAGCAGCACCGTGGGCAAGCTGGTGATGGAGGCGGCAGCGCGCCACCTGACCCCCGTCACCCTGGAGCTGGGGGGGAAGAGCCCCTGCTACATCGACAAGAGCTGTGACATCAGGATCGCCTGCCG ACGCATCACCTGGGGGAAGTTCACCAACTGTGGGCAGACCTGCATCGCCCCGGACTACATCCTGTGTGAACCGTCCATCCAGGGCCGCGTGGTGGAATGCATCCGACAAACGTTGAGG GAGTTTTATGGGGCTGATCCCAAAAGTTCCCCAGACTACGGCCGCATCATTAACCAGCGTCACTTCAACAGAGTCCTGGGTCTGATGGAGGGCTACTCTcctgtggtgggggggcagagtgaCGCCTCGCTGTGCTACATCG CTCCGACGGTGCTCAAAGACGTGCCCCCCCACTCCAGACTGATGCAGGAGGAGATCTTCGGCCCCCTGCTGCCGATTGTTACTGTGAGCGACATGGACGACGCCATCAGCTTCATCAACGAGAGGGAGAAACCTCTGGCCCTCTACATCTTCTGCTCCGACAAGAAG GCCACAAGGAGGATGATTGAGGAGACCACAAGCGGAGGCGTGACGGTCAATGACGTAATGATGCACTACACTCTCAACTCCCTCCCGTTTGGCGGTGTCG gtcagAGCGGTATGGGCCGCTACCATGGCAAACACACCTTCGACCAGCTGAGCCACCATAAGGCGTGTCTGGTTCGCTCCCTGGGCATGGAGAGTGTCAACCTGTCCAGGTACCCTCCCCAGGACCGCCGGCGGGCGCGCAGGGTCCGGATGGCCCTCAGGACGCCCCTCATCGACATGTCCAAAAGGACGCTGGTCTGGGCCATCGTTGCCACCGTCCTCTGTCTGGGCCTCTTCATCACCCTGCTGGTCATCCTCCTCATCGCCTCGGGCCTCAACTGCACCTGCTGGTTCTGGAGGGGCTTCTATAACTAG
- the LOC137596300 gene encoding aldehyde dehydrogenase family 3 member A2-like isoform X2, which yields MDRQALMRVREAFLSGRTRPVQFRLQQLHALQRMITEKEAEICTALKQDINRSQYDTPLLELIGIENEISLATEKLSQWAAPRPVEKNLLTISDEVYIQPEPLGVVLIIGAWNYPWALTLQPLVGAIAAGNAAVVKPSELSECSSLLLRALLPRYLDQDLYPVVTGGASETQELLRLRFDHILYTGSSTVGKLVMEAAARHLTPVTLELGGKSPCYIDKSCDIRIACRRITWGKFTNCGQTCIAPDYILCEPSIQGRVVECIRQTLREFYGADPKSSPDYGRIINQRHFNRVLGLMEGYSPVVGGQSDASLCYIAPTVLKDVPPHSRLMQEEIFGPLLPIVTVSDMDDAISFINEREKPLALYIFCSDKKVRAVWAATMANTPSTS from the exons ATGGACCGGCAGGCGCTGATGCGGGTCAGGGAGGCCTTCCTGAGCGGCAGGACCCGACCCGTCCAGTTcaggctgcagcagcttcacGCTCTGCAGAGGATGATCACGGAGAAGGAGGCGGAGATCTGCACCGCCCTGAAGCAGGACATCAACAGG AGCCAGTACGACACGCCGCTCCTGGAGCTGATCGGCATTGAGAACGAGATCAGTCTGGCCACAGAGAAGCTGTCCCAGTGGGCGGCTCCTCGGCCGGTGGAGAAGAACCTCCTCACCATCTCAGACGAGGTCTACATCCAGCCAGAGCCTCTGGGGGTGGTGCTCATCATCGGGGCCTGGAACTACCCCTGGGCGCTCACCCTCCAGCCACTGGTGGGCGCTATTGCTGCTG GGAACGCAGCTGTGGTGAagccgtcggagctcagcgagtgctcctccctcctcctccgggCGCTGCTGCCCCGCTATCTGGACCAG GACCTGTACCCGGTGGTGACCGGTGGAGCGTCTGAGACCCAGGAGCTGCTGAGGCTCAGGTTCGACCACATCCTCTACACGGGCAGCAGCACCGTGGGCAAGCTGGTGATGGAGGCGGCAGCGCGCCACCTGACCCCCGTCACCCTGGAGCTGGGGGGGAAGAGCCCCTGCTACATCGACAAGAGCTGTGACATCAGGATCGCCTGCCG ACGCATCACCTGGGGGAAGTTCACCAACTGTGGGCAGACCTGCATCGCCCCGGACTACATCCTGTGTGAACCGTCCATCCAGGGCCGCGTGGTGGAATGCATCCGACAAACGTTGAGG GAGTTTTATGGGGCTGATCCCAAAAGTTCCCCAGACTACGGCCGCATCATTAACCAGCGTCACTTCAACAGAGTCCTGGGTCTGATGGAGGGCTACTCTcctgtggtgggggggcagagtgaCGCCTCGCTGTGCTACATCG CTCCGACGGTGCTCAAAGACGTGCCCCCCCACTCCAGACTGATGCAGGAGGAGATCTTCGGCCCCCTGCTGCCGATTGTTACTGTGAGCGACATGGACGACGCCATCAGCTTCATCAACGAGAGGGAGAAACCTCTGGCCCTCTACATCTTCTGCTCCGACAAGAAG gtcagAGCGGTATGGGCCGCTACCATGGCAAACACACCTTCGACCAGCTGA
- the LOC137596302 gene encoding aldehyde dehydrogenase family 3 member A2-like isoform X2 codes for MGLEGEILLALENLSQWAAPRPVEKNLLTVADEVFIQPEPLGVVLIIGAWNYPWAVTLQPLVGAIAAGNAAVMKPSEVSCHSARAMEELLPQYLDQDLYPVVTGGVPETQELLKQRFDHIFYTGNNTVGRLVMGAAALHLTPVTLEMGGKSPCYIDRNSDLPVACRRITWGKFTNCGQTCIAPDYILCEPSIQGRVVEEISRSIREFYTDDPKTCEDYGRIINQRHFKRVMALMEGSTVAVGGQSDESQCYIAPTVLTGVTGASTVMREEIFGPLLPVVTVSGVDEAVRFINQREKPLVVYVFSSDSQLIRRMVADTSSGALLANDCLVHFTVSALPFGGVGHSGMGCYHGRHTFERLSHLRSCLVKQLRMEGLNGVRYPPHTDRKLSWARLLLLKQVDVGRLQRLLAVAVLGGLAAFVWRRFLRRR; via the exons ATGGGACTGGAGGGAGAAATCCTCCTGGCCTTGGAGAACCTGTCCCAGTGGGCGGCTCCTCGGCCGGTGGAGAAGAACCTCCTCACTGTCGCAGACGAGGTCTTCATCCAGCCGGAGCCTCTGGGGGTGGTGCTCATCATCGGGGCCTGGAACTACCCCTGGGCCGTCACCCTCCAGCCACTGGTGGGCGCTATTGCTGCTG GTAACGCAGCGGTGATGAAACCCTCTGAGGTCAGCTGTCACTCTGCCAGGGCCATGGAGGAGCTCCTCCCCCAGTACCTGGACCAG GACCTGTACCCGGTGGTGACCGGGGGCGTGCCTGAGACCCAGGAGCTGCTCAAGCAGAGGTTCGACCACATCTTCTACACAGGAAACAACACGGTGGGGAGGCTGGTGATGGGGGCCGCTGCTCTCCACCTGACCCCCGTCACCCTGGAGATGGGGGGGAAGAGCCCCTGCTACATCGACAGGAACTCAGACCTCCCTGTGGCCTGCCG GCGCATCACCTGGGGGAAGTTCACCAACTGTGGGCAGACCTGCATCGCCCCGGACTACATCCTGTGTGAACCGTCCATCCAGGGCCGCGTGGTGGAGGAGATCAGCAGGAGCATCAGG GAGTTTTACACCGACGACccaaaaacctgtgaggactaCGGTCGCATCATCAACCAGCGGCACTTCAAGAGGGTGATGGCGCTCATggagggcagcacggtggccgTGGGAGGACAGAGCGATGAGTCCCAGTGCTACATAG CCCCCACCGTGCTGACGGGTGTGACCGGCGCCTCTACAGTGATGAGGGAGGAGATATTCGGGCCCCTGCTGCCCGTCGTCACGGTGAGCGGCGTGGACGAGGCGGTGCGCTTCATCAACCAGCGAGAGAAGCCCCTGGTGGTCTACGTGTTCTCCAGCGACTCACAG ctCATCAGACGGATGGTCGCCGACACGTCCAGCGGGGCGCTGCTGGCCAACGACTGCCTGGTGCACTTCACCGTCAGCGCCCTGCCCTTTGGGGGCGTCG GTCACAGCGGGATGGGGTGTTACCACGGCCGCCACACCTTCGAGCGCCTCAGCCACCTGCGCAGCTGCCTGGTCAAGCAGCTGAGGATGGAGGGGCTCAACGGCGTGCGTTACCCCCCCCACAcggacaggaagctgagctgggCCCGCCTCCTGCTGCTGAAGCAGGTGGACGTGGGCCGCCTGCAGCGCCTGCTGGCGGTGGCGGTTCTGGGGGGCCTGGCGGCATTCGTGTGGCGG AGGTTCCTGCGCCGTCGCTGA
- the LOC137596302 gene encoding aldehyde dehydrogenase family 3 member A2-like isoform X1, with the protein MSREQQAVQRARSSFQTGRTKPLEFRIQQLKKLLLFVTERRSNIADAVKKDLAKSENGTELFEVMGLEGEILLALENLSQWAAPRPVEKNLLTVADEVFIQPEPLGVVLIIGAWNYPWAVTLQPLVGAIAAGNAAVMKPSEVSCHSARAMEELLPQYLDQDLYPVVTGGVPETQELLKQRFDHIFYTGNNTVGRLVMGAAALHLTPVTLEMGGKSPCYIDRNSDLPVACRRITWGKFTNCGQTCIAPDYILCEPSIQGRVVEEISRSIREFYTDDPKTCEDYGRIINQRHFKRVMALMEGSTVAVGGQSDESQCYIAPTVLTGVTGASTVMREEIFGPLLPVVTVSGVDEAVRFINQREKPLVVYVFSSDSQLIRRMVADTSSGALLANDCLVHFTVSALPFGGVGHSGMGCYHGRHTFERLSHLRSCLVKQLRMEGLNGVRYPPHTDRKLSWARLLLLKQVDVGRLQRLLAVAVLGGLAAFVWRRFLRRR; encoded by the exons ATGTCCCGGGAGCAGCAGGCGGTGCAGCGGGCCAGGAGCTCCTTCCAGACGGGCAGAACCAAACCTCTGGAGTTCAGGATCCAGCAGCTGAAGAAGCTGCTCCTCTTCGTCACAGAGAGACGCAGCAACATCGCAGACGCCGTCAAGAAGGACCTGGCCAAG agtGAAAATGGGACGGAGCTGTTTGAGGTGATGGGACTGGAGGGAGAAATCCTCCTGGCCTTGGAGAACCTGTCCCAGTGGGCGGCTCCTCGGCCGGTGGAGAAGAACCTCCTCACTGTCGCAGACGAGGTCTTCATCCAGCCGGAGCCTCTGGGGGTGGTGCTCATCATCGGGGCCTGGAACTACCCCTGGGCCGTCACCCTCCAGCCACTGGTGGGCGCTATTGCTGCTG GTAACGCAGCGGTGATGAAACCCTCTGAGGTCAGCTGTCACTCTGCCAGGGCCATGGAGGAGCTCCTCCCCCAGTACCTGGACCAG GACCTGTACCCGGTGGTGACCGGGGGCGTGCCTGAGACCCAGGAGCTGCTCAAGCAGAGGTTCGACCACATCTTCTACACAGGAAACAACACGGTGGGGAGGCTGGTGATGGGGGCCGCTGCTCTCCACCTGACCCCCGTCACCCTGGAGATGGGGGGGAAGAGCCCCTGCTACATCGACAGGAACTCAGACCTCCCTGTGGCCTGCCG GCGCATCACCTGGGGGAAGTTCACCAACTGTGGGCAGACCTGCATCGCCCCGGACTACATCCTGTGTGAACCGTCCATCCAGGGCCGCGTGGTGGAGGAGATCAGCAGGAGCATCAGG GAGTTTTACACCGACGACccaaaaacctgtgaggactaCGGTCGCATCATCAACCAGCGGCACTTCAAGAGGGTGATGGCGCTCATggagggcagcacggtggccgTGGGAGGACAGAGCGATGAGTCCCAGTGCTACATAG CCCCCACCGTGCTGACGGGTGTGACCGGCGCCTCTACAGTGATGAGGGAGGAGATATTCGGGCCCCTGCTGCCCGTCGTCACGGTGAGCGGCGTGGACGAGGCGGTGCGCTTCATCAACCAGCGAGAGAAGCCCCTGGTGGTCTACGTGTTCTCCAGCGACTCACAG ctCATCAGACGGATGGTCGCCGACACGTCCAGCGGGGCGCTGCTGGCCAACGACTGCCTGGTGCACTTCACCGTCAGCGCCCTGCCCTTTGGGGGCGTCG GTCACAGCGGGATGGGGTGTTACCACGGCCGCCACACCTTCGAGCGCCTCAGCCACCTGCGCAGCTGCCTGGTCAAGCAGCTGAGGATGGAGGGGCTCAACGGCGTGCGTTACCCCCCCCACAcggacaggaagctgagctgggCCCGCCTCCTGCTGCTGAAGCAGGTGGACGTGGGCCGCCTGCAGCGCCTGCTGGCGGTGGCGGTTCTGGGGGGCCTGGCGGCATTCGTGTGGCGG AGGTTCCTGCGCCGTCGCTGA